GCAGCAGCGCTAGCACCCGACAAACTAGCATAGTTTCCGCTCACATCGTCTAGGTAACCAGTAAAGGTTTTACGCAAGCCTATCTCGAAAGCAGCATCCAGGTTGCGATTGATACGGTAGCGCACGCCAACACCGAAGGGCAGCGAAAATTGGAATTTGCTGTAATCAACCCCTTCCGTCTTCAATGCTTGCAGGTCAACATAGTTGCCGCTGGCATCTTTGCCCTGCGGAGAATGATGGAAACCAGCAACGCCACCGAACAGGTAGGGTACGAAGTCAGGACGCTTTAGGTAATTGTTGCGGTTTTCAATCAGGTCAACGATAACTACGGCCGAAGCTTCGTAGATATCATTGCGGAAATTCATATTTCGCGTGTAGCGGAAGCGGGCGTTCACATCGTCTTTGCTGGCATTGGTGTTGTCATCGGCCGTGATGCGGCCATAGGCAATAGCAAAGCGGCCCGACACGCGCGGAAAGAAGCGGTGCGTAATATTAAGGCCAATATTAGGCCGGGTATCGCCCAAGTGAAATGAGGCGAAGTTGGTGAGTGGGTTTAAGTCACCAAAATAGTTCATTGCATTCAGGCTCACCCCGATAGAGGTATACTGCTTACGCTTGCTGAACTGCTGGGCATCGGCATGTTGCGTAGAGCCTAGCAATGCTAGACCGGCGAGCACGGCCGTTGAGTACGTGAAAAACTTAGTCATAAGGCGTAGAGTAAGGAGTTGGTCGAGCTAGATGGATGCAAACGCGACAGGACGTGGTTCGCAACGAATGCAAAAGTAAGAGTTAAAGGTAACTAAAAAAAACCAAGCCTTTTTTTAGTAGCTTTTCAGCACTATTTTAACTGTAATGCAACAGCTGGATTACGGCGGTCAAGGCCCCAATTTAGTTTATTTCGCAAAGTACTTAAGAAATTGACGTGGTTTAATTTAACCAGCCGAGCGTTAAAGTTTTCACGCCGAACAGCCATTTGTATGCTTGCTTCGACCGGTACAGAGCGCGAATCGAGGGCAAGCAAGTAGCTGGTGGCGCGGCCTTCTATCTCAAACGAAATAATGCTTTGGTCGGATACAACAAGTGGGCGAACATTCAAATTGTGGGGGCATACGGGAGCGATGATAAAATTGTTTGTCTGCGGGAGCATTACTGGTCCACCACAGCTCAAAGAATAGCCCGTAGAGCCCGTAGGCGTAGAAACAACGAGCCCATCGGCCCAGTACGAGTTTAAATATTCTCCGTTGATGTAGGTGTGCACGACAATCATGGCGGAGGTGTCGCGCTTTAAAATACTAAATTCGTTGAGGCCAAAGTTAAGGGCACCAAATACATCGGGGTCGGTTTCGACCCGGAGCAGGCTGCGGTCTTCGAGGGTGAAGTGCCCCTTAAACAAGGCATCGATAGCTTGCGGAATATAGTCGGGATTGATGGGAGCCAGGAAGCCTAGCCGGCCGGTGTTGATACCCAAAATCGGTATCTGAAGCGCGCCGACATAGGTGACCGTATCGAGCAGGGTGCCATCGCCGCCGATGCTGAGCACAAATTGAACTCCCCGCAAGGAGTCGCCGCGCCGAAAAGTGCTGATGTCGGGTGGCAGGCGCAGGTGGCTGGCTAGGTAGTCGCAAAAAGCCTCGACTATCATCATCTCGGCCCCCCGGGCCACTAGTTCATCGAGCAGAGTTTGCAGGAAAGGGGCTACGGCCTCGTCAAATGGCTTACCCAGGATAGCAATTTTCATAACAAAAACTTAATACTGCGGCACCCTTGCAAATCAGATGGGGAAAGCCGTGCGGAAAAAGACTCCCGTGCTTGTGTAAACGGTGAGGGTACGAGTGAGCTCGACGCAGAAAACACGGTCGTAGTAGGTCACCAAATGTAGGCCCAGGCCCACCGATGCCAGCAACTGACCGGGCAGCTGGTTAGTAGGCGACTGGTAGCGGCCGACGCTGCCCCCCGCCACGCCCGCGTCGGCGAAAGCGTTGAGGTATACGGCCAAGGGCAGCGTACCTACTTTCGGATTGTGAATAAATGGCAGAGCCAGCGGCGGGGGGGCCCAGGCGCGCAGGCTCAGGCCCTGCTGCACGAGCGCATAGGAGCGGCCCTCGACCACGTAGATGTCGTAGCCGCGCACCAGTGCATCGTAGCCGAAGCTACGCGCATCGGCATAAGCCAGGCTGGGGGCAAAGAGTCGGGTTTGGGCGCTCAGGCCGCCGGCGTAGTAAAAACCGTGGCCCAGGCTGAGGTAGCGCGCGTAGCGCAGCCGCACTGTGGCGTAGGCCGGCGAACGCTCGGCGCCTACAAACTGGCGAAAATTGAGCCCGGCCTGAAAAAACTGCCCGGTAAGCGGATAGGCAAAAGTATTGCGCTGGTTGTTTGTAGTGACGAAGCTGGCATCCAGGTACGCGCGCTGCGCCAAGCCTAGCAGGTAGTCCGGGTTAAGCTGGCCAATAAGGTTACTGATTTGCTCCCGGTGATACGACACGTCGAACGCCGAGGCTAGCTGCACGGTGTGGCGCAGCCGCAACCCACTCGACACGTAGAAGCGCTGAATAGGAAAGGCATCGGTTTCGGCATCGCTGAGGCTACGCAGGCGGTCGAAGAACGTGTTGTAGTCGAGATTACGGCTTTGGTAGTACGAGATGGCTAGCCCCACTCCTATCCGGCGGCGGCGCCCCAGGCCGGGCGCCTCGTAAAACAACTCGTACTTGCGGTTGAAGCCGAGCTGGATGTTGGCCGTTAGCTGCTCGGCGCGCCCCCGGAAATTAGCATCGACCAGATGCAGGCCGTAGTCAATGCGCTGCCAGCGGTCGAGGCGGGTGCGCCAGCGGTTAAAATCCTCTCCCAGCGACAAAATAGGGCTAGGCAAAATATACCAGCGCTCCTGCATGCTG
The genomic region above belongs to Hymenobacter sp. BRD128 and contains:
- a CDS encoding DUF6089 family protein, which gives rise to MTKFFTYSTAVLAGLALLGSTQHADAQQFSKRKQYTSIGVSLNAMNYFGDLNPLTNFASFHLGDTRPNIGLNITHRFFPRVSGRFAIAYGRITADDNTNASKDDVNARFRYTRNMNFRNDIYEASAVVIVDLIENRNNYLKRPDFVPYLFGGVAGFHHSPQGKDASGNYVDLQALKTEGVDYSKFQFSLPFGVGVRYRINRNLDAAFEIGLRKTFTGYLDDVSGNYASLSGASAAAQYFGGYGGGTAPGGITNTSTGVAGGFLPGAKRGQGKSDWYTVTGFSLNYILNPKIKNPKFR
- a CDS encoding POTRA domain-containing protein, which produces MKHHARLSVATAVGWLLLTMLLGSAGLLAAQTPLPPAPPDGLPPLRREAHPPALAPVVVPTDTLVRVGSCPGARVRVSAVLFVGNNRTRERTLRAELDFHEGDSLTVADLATRLEANRRRLYNLQLFHTVLAQGSCGGTGQLTVLFSMQERWYILPSPILSLGEDFNRWRTRLDRWQRIDYGLHLVDANFRGRAEQLTANIQLGFNRKYELFYEAPGLGRRRRIGVGLAISYYQSRNLDYNTFFDRLRSLSDAETDAFPIQRFYVSSGLRLRHTVQLASAFDVSYHREQISNLIGQLNPDYLLGLAQRAYLDASFVTTNNQRNTFAYPLTGQFFQAGLNFRQFVGAERSPAYATVRLRYARYLSLGHGFYYAGGLSAQTRLFAPSLAYADARSFGYDALVRGYDIYVVEGRSYALVQQGLSLRAWAPPPLALPFIHNPKVGTLPLAVYLNAFADAGVAGGSVGRYQSPTNQLPGQLLASVGLGLHLVTYYDRVFCVELTRTLTVYTSTGVFFRTAFPI
- a CDS encoding NAD kinase, yielding MKIAILGKPFDEAVAPFLQTLLDELVARGAEMMIVEAFCDYLASHLRLPPDISTFRRGDSLRGVQFVLSIGGDGTLLDTVTYVGALQIPILGINTGRLGFLAPINPDYIPQAIDALFKGHFTLEDRSLLRVETDPDVFGALNFGLNEFSILKRDTSAMIVVHTYINGEYLNSYWADGLVVSTPTGSTGYSLSCGGPVMLPQTNNFIIAPVCPHNLNVRPLVVSDQSIISFEIEGRATSYLLALDSRSVPVEASIQMAVRRENFNARLVKLNHVNFLSTLRNKLNWGLDRRNPAVALQLK